In Carassius auratus strain Wakin chromosome 49, ASM336829v1, whole genome shotgun sequence, one DNA window encodes the following:
- the LOC113066333 gene encoding inositol monophosphatase 2-like, whose protein sequence is MILCVRCWCNVDFNLRFIGEESSAAGVKCELTDHPTWIIDPIDGTCNFVHSFPMVAVSIGFAVRRELELGVIYHCFDGTLYTARRGHGAFCNGVRLQVSKEKDVSKALILTEIGAKRDPATLDIFLGNMKKMLSAPTHGVRIIGSSTLALCHIASGAAEAYYQYGLHCWDIAAAAVIIREAGGHVMDTTGGPLDLMSRRVVAAGTRQIADYVVKQLHPINYGRDDTDP, encoded by the exons ATGATCCTCTGTGTCAGATGTTGGTGTAATGTTGATTTTAATCTCAGGTTTATCGGTGAGGAATCGTCTGCTGCTGGAGTGAAGTGTGAACTGACAGACCACCCTACGTGGATAATCGATCCCATCGACGGGACGTGTAACTTTGTGCACAG TTTCCCCATGGTGGCAGTGAGCATCGGCTTCGCTGTAAGGAGAGAG CTGGAGCTCGGCGTCATCTATCACTGTTTCGATGGGACTCTGTATACGGCCAGGAGGGGACACGGAGCCTTTTGCAACGGTGTGCGCCTACAGGTGTCGAAAGAAAAAG ACGTGTCGAAGGCCCTCATTCTCACAGAGATCGGCGCCAAGAGAGACCCTGCAACCCTGGATATCTTTTTAGGAAATATGAAGAAGATGTTGAGCGCCCCTACACACGG TGTGAGGATCATCGGCAGCTCGACGCTAGCGCTCTGTCACATCGCTAGCGGCGCGGCCGAGGCCTATTACCAGTACGGTCTGCACTGCTGGGACATCGCAGCGGCCGCGGTCATCATCAGAGAGGCCGGCGGACACGTCATGGACACCACAG gaggCCCGCTCGACCTCATGTCCAGACGGGTGGTGGCCGCTGGGACGCGTCAGATCGCAGACTATGTGGTCAAGCAGCTGCACCCCATAAACTACGGCCGTGACGACACTGACCCctga
- the LOC113065972 gene encoding neuropilin-1a-like, with amino-acid sequence YSLCPSTEYPCSGMLGMVSGLIADSQITVSSHTERTWVSENARLLTSRSGWSLLPQPQPYVDEWLQIDLGEEKLVRGLIIQGGKHRDNKVFMKKFRLGYSNNGSDWKVVMDSTGNKPKIFEGNLNYDTPALRTVEPVLTRFVRVYPDRATPAGMGLRLELLGCEMEVPTVPPTMPTSSTAPSDECDDDQANCHSGTGDDYDQTGGTAAPEMTTETSTVPAFLWFACDFGWASDPSFCGWMSEDSGFRWQIQSSGTPTLNTGPNMDHTGGSGNFIYTLATGAQETEVARLVSPSVSGQDSDLCLSFWYHMFGSHIGTLHIKQRRESSQGSADVLLWTVSGHQGNRWREGRVLIPHSNKPYQVVIESVVERKSWGDIAVDDIKILDSLNVDDCKDPEPILTEDKFNDIIVDITDFPEIVENHEISGAGNMLKTLDPILITIIAMSALGVFLGAICGVVLYCACSHSAMSDRNLSALENYNFELVDGVKLKKDKLNSQNTYSEA; translated from the exons TACTCTCTTTGTCCTTCAACAGAGTACCCATGTTCTGGAATGTTGGGAATGGTCTCAGGCCTTATCGCAGACTCTCAGATCACAGTTTCATCCCACACCGAGCGCACCTGGGTGTCAGAGAATGCCCGTCTGTTGACCAGCCGTTCGGGATGGTCCTTGTTGCCGCAGCCCCAGCCGTATGTGGATGAGTGGCTGCAGATAGATCTGGGTGAGGAGAAATTGGTCCGAGGTTTGATCATCCAGGGAGGTAAACACCGTGATAACAAGGTATTCATGAAGAAGTTTCGGCTGGGCTACAGCAACAATGGATCCGACTGGAAAGTGGTGATGGATTCTACCGGCAACAAGCCCAAG ATATTTGAGGGGAATTTGAACTATGACACGCCAGCGTTGAGGACGGTTGAGCCTGTGTTGACACGCTTTGTTAGGGTGTACCCAGACAGAGCCACTCCTGCTGGGATGGGACTTAGATTGGAACTCCTGGGCTGTGAAATGGAAG TGCCCACAGTGCCCCCTACTATGCCCACATCCTCCACTGCGCCATCAGACGAGTGTGATGATGACCAGGCCAACTGCCACAGTGGAACAGGTGATGACTACGACCAGACAG GTGGAACCGCAGCGCCAGAGATGACCACAGAGACGAGCACTGTTCCAG CGTTCCTGTGGTTCGCCTGTGATTTCGGCTGGGCCAGTGATCCTTCATTCTGTGGCTGGATGTCCGAGGACAGCGGTTTCAGGTGGCAGATCCAGTCCAGCGGCACCCCGACTCTGAACACCGGCCCAAACATGGACCACACTG GCGGATCAGGGAACTTCATCTACACCCTGGCCACAGGTGCTCAGGAGACAGAAGTGGCTCGGTTAGTGAGTCCATCCGTGTCGGGCCAGGACTCGGACCTGTGCTTGTCCTTCTGGTATCACATGTTCGGCTCTCACATCGGCACGCTTCACATCAAACAGCGCAGAGAAAGCAGCCAGGGCTCAGCTGACGTCCTGCTCTGGACGGTCAGCGGTCATCAAGGCAACCGCTGGAGGGAGGGCCGTGTGCTCATACCCCACTCCAACAAACCCTACCAG gTGGTAATTGAAAGCGTAGTGGAGAGGAAGAGTTGGGGAGACATTGCTGTGGATGACATCAAGATCCTAGACAGTCTGAACGTGGATGACTGCAAGG ACCCAGAGCCAATTCTAACGGAGGACAAATTCAATGACATCA TCGTGGACATCACAGACTTCCCTGAGATCGTGGAGAACCACGAGATCAGCGGCGCTGGAAACATGCTGAAGACGCTGGACCCCATCCTCATCACCATCATCGCTATGAGCGCGCTGGGGGTCTTCCTCGGAGCCATCTGCGGCGTGGTCCTCTACTGCGCCTGCTCCCACAGCGCCATGTCCGACAGGAACTTATCCGCTCTGGAAAACTATAACTTTGAGCTGGTGGACGGCGTCAAGTTAAAGAAGGACAAGCTCAACTCACAGAACACGTACTCAGAAGCGTGA